From the Deinococcus ruber genome, the window GTCCTCCTAAAAGTGCAAAACCGCCTGTCGCCACCACCATGCCCAGCGCTCCCAGCGTCACGGGCTTCAGCATCGCGCTCAGCAATTGCCGCCTGAATAAAACCGTTTACACCTGCACCGCCACCCTGACGCCAACCAAGTAAGCTCAACCCTCAGAAGGCTGCTCCCTAATATGGGCGAGCGGCCTTTTAAAGTTAACTCTCAAAATTCAGTACAGCGTCAGCGTTATCACGCGGGCTACCTATCAACTCCGCCGTGTCGATACGGATTTCTTCGAGAGCATCTGAAATATTTGTTTCACAAATTACATTCTCTCGCGTCGCCAACCTTCAACACTGGAACAGATTCACTTTGCTGGAACGGGCGAAAGGATAGACCTCGCCTTCGATTGCTCTGAACCGTGCTTGCGCCGTAACTCTTACAGGAGGCGGGACATTGAACGCTAAGGTTTGGCAGGTGATCACCGCCCTGGTGGTCTGGACACTCGGCAACGCCGCACAGGCACAGTTTTTTACGCCCTCCTTCCAGGATTACCGGACCTACGCGCAACGCTCCGTGGGGTACGTGGCTGCCACCGTCCAACCGGATTTCACGTCTCGGGCGGTGCAGCAGGCGCTTAGTCCATCGGCCCCCGCAAAGTACAAATACGCTCTGTCGAAAACTGACTTCGCCTTCAAGGGCAGTCCCACCCAGCAGAAGAACTGCGCGGCAATGGTGCAAACACCGAGCGATCAGCGGCAGATGGCAACAGCCTGTCTCAAGCTGTTCAATGCCGCCCAGAGTATTCCCGACTTTCGTAAGAACAATCTGGCGGCAGCGCTTAGCCTGCTGATCGGCCTCAGCCTTCAGGTCAGCAAAGGCACCGAACTGACTGATACCCAGATCTCGACCTTGCAGCGCGGCCTGAACGACATGCTTGTTGATGCCGGGGCGATGAAAGGCAAGCCCGCCGATATTCAGGCGATGTACGAAACCTCGGTGATGACGGGCGCACTGATCGCCGGACTTGCCCAGAATGGCGCAGATGAAGGCAACACCGACTTGACCGATATCGCAAAAGGGCTGGCAGACATTGTGCTGAAGCAGTTCAAAGTGGAGTAATCGGCGCGAACGGTACAGGGCTAGAGCTGACAGCCAGAGCGTTAAAACGCCGCCCCCACCTCCTGCTTCCGATTATTATGCGTTTCGCGCCCACGCCTCCGCCCTCGCCACCTGTTCGGGGGTGGGGCGCACGCCGGTATACAGCACGAACTGTTCGAGCGCCTGCAAGGTGGCGACTTCGGCCCCGGTAATGACGCGCCTTCCCTGCCTCCGCGCTTCTACGATCAGCGGGGTTTCGGCGGGCAGGGCCACCACATCGAAGACCGTGTGGGCTGCCGCGATGTGCCCCGGGACAAAGGCCAGCTCTGCGGCCTCTGCGCCGCCCGCCATGCCGATGGGCGTGACATTGACCAACAGATCGGCCTGAAGACCGTGTACGTCGGGCTGCCACTCATAGCCGATGCCCTGCGCCAGCGCCTGCCCCGCCGCCTCGCTGCGGGCCACGATCACGCCGTTTGCAAACCCCGCCCCCTTCAGCGCGTAGGCCACTGCTTTTGCCATGCCGCCGCTGCCACGCAGGGCCACCCGCGCCGAGGTCGGAACGGCGTGCGACTTCAGCAGGCTTTCCACGGCGATGTAATCGGTGTTGTACGCCTTCAGGTGGCCGCCCGTGTTCACGATGGTATTGACCGAGCCGATCACTGCCGCCGACGCGTCGAGTTCGTCCAGCATCGGAATACACGCTTCCTTGAAGGGCATGGACACAGCGCAGCCCCGAATGTCCAGCGCCCGGATGCCCCGCACCGCACCTTCGAGGTCGGTGGAGGTAAACGCCTTGTAGACGTAATCGAGGTTCAGTTCGTCGTACAGGAAGTTGTGAAAGCGCGTGCCGAAGTTGCCGGGCCGGGCCGCCAGCGACATGCACAGCCGGGTGTCTTTGCTGATGGGGGAACGCATGCCCTGATGCTACAGAAGAGCGGTGGGCAACAGCCGCCAGTGCCGTTGCCCACCGTGTCACTCCTGGTTCTCTGCTCAGTCGGCGGCGTCGGCCTGGGCGTACTGGAGGCTGTGCAGGCGGGCGTAGTAGCCGTTCTTGTTCAGCAGCTCACGGTGGCTGCCCTCCTCGACGACTCTGCCCCGGCGCATCACGATGATGCGGTCGCAGTGCTCGATGGTGCTCAGGCGGTGCGCGATGATGATGCTGGTGCGCCCGTGCATTACCTTGGCGAGCGCTTCCTGAATGTGCTCCTCGGTCTCGGTATCCACGCTCGCGGTGGCCTCATCGAGCACCAGCAGAATATCGGGGTTCTGAATCAGGGCGCGGGCGAAGGCCAGCAGCTGTTTCTGCCCGGT encodes:
- a CDS encoding shikimate 5-dehydrogenase encodes the protein MRSPISKDTRLCMSLAARPGNFGTRFHNFLYDELNLDYVYKAFTSTDLEGAVRGIRALDIRGCAVSMPFKEACIPMLDELDASAAVIGSVNTIVNTGGHLKAYNTDYIAVESLLKSHAVPTSARVALRGSGGMAKAVAYALKGAGFANGVIVARSEAAGQALAQGIGYEWQPDVHGLQADLLVNVTPIGMAGGAEAAELAFVPGHIAAAHTVFDVVALPAETPLIVEARRQGRRVITGAEVATLQALEQFVLYTGVRPTPEQVARAEAWARNA
- a CDS encoding DUF6683 family protein yields the protein MNAKVWQVITALVVWTLGNAAQAQFFTPSFQDYRTYAQRSVGYVAATVQPDFTSRAVQQALSPSAPAKYKYALSKTDFAFKGSPTQQKNCAAMVQTPSDQRQMATACLKLFNAAQSIPDFRKNNLAAALSLLIGLSLQVSKGTELTDTQISTLQRGLNDMLVDAGAMKGKPADIQAMYETSVMTGALIAGLAQNGADEGNTDLTDIAKGLADIVLKQFKVE